In Tumebacillus amylolyticus, the genomic stretch TTCGCGGCATGACCGCAGGTGCGGTTAAGGGATGAGAAATTGTAAGACTCAAGGAGTGTGAGCGGTTTTGAAAAAGTTTCCGAACGATTTTCTGTGGGGAGTTGCGACGGCGAGTTATCAGATTGAAGGCGCAGCACACGAGGACGGGCGCACGTCGTCGATCTGGGACGACTTCGCCCGCACACCGGGCAGGGTCTACGAAGGTCATACGGGCGACGTGGCGTGTGACCATTACCACCGCTATCCGGAGGACGTCCAACTGATGAAGGAACTCGGCGTGCAGGCTTATCGCTTTTCGATCTCGTGGCCGCGCATCTTTCCGGAGAAGGGGGTGATCAATCCGGAGGGCTTCACGTTCTATCGTCGTCTGATCACCGAATTGAAGGAGCAGGGCATTCAACCGGCGGCGACGATCTACCACTGGGATCTCCCGTCATGGGCACAGGCGGAGGGCGGGTGGACGAACCGAGAGACGGTCGGACACTTTTTGCAATATGCCCAAGCGCTGTTCCAAGAGTTTGGTGACGAAATCCCGGTCTGGATTACACATAACGAGCCTTGGTGCGCCGCGTTTCTCGGCTATGGTGAAGGCGTTCATGCGCCGGGACACCGCAATTGGCGTGAAGCGTTGGCAGCGTCGCATCACTTGCTCCTCTCACATGGGCTGGCTGTGCAAGCGTACCGCGACATGGGGCTGCAAGGGCAAATCGGGATCACGCTGAACTTCACGCCAACCGACGCGGCCACTTCGTCTCCTGAAGATGTCGCGGCGGCGGCACGTTGGGACGGGTACGCGAACCGTTGGTTCGTGGAGCCGCTTTTCAAAGGCGTGTATCCGGCAGACATGGTGGCCTGGTTCGAGGGTCAAGTGGGATCGTTTGACTTCTTGCAACCGGGGGACTTGGCGACGATTGCGGTGCCGATCGATTTTCTCGGTGTGAACTACTACAGCCGCAACGTTTCCAAGCAAGGCACGGAACATGAACTGTTGCAGGTAGACTTCCAAGAGGGCGGCGGGCCGGTAACCGATATGGGCTGGGAAGTGCATCCGCAGTCTCTGTTGCAATTGTTGAGACGGTTGGAAGCGGAGTATGTGGGACGATTGCCGCTCTACATCACGGAGAACGGAGCAGCTTACCCGGACTCGCTCACGGACGGGGCGGTGCATGACGAAGACCGTATCTCGTACTTGCAACAGCATTTGGAAGTCTGCCAGCAATTCGTGGCAGAGGGCGGCAACTTGCAGGGGTACTACGTTTGGTCGTTCCTCGACAATTTCGAGTGGGCGTTCGGGTACTCCAAGCGGTTTGGCATCGTGTATGTGGATTATGAAACGCAAGAACGTTTCCCGAAGGACAGTGCGCGTTGGTTTGCAGAGACTATTGGAAATAACGGTGTGAAGGTTATAAAAAGGGAGGATTTCACATGAGCAAAAAGAAAACCTGGGTGGGCGTCGGCACATCCTTGGTGACGGCGGCGGCGCTGACATGGCCGGGTGCCGGGGTTGGGTTTGCAGGAACGACGGTCGCTGTGGGAGCCGGCAGTTACACCACGGCACTGCCCGCCGGACAGACCGGTGTGCAAGGCGCGATCTACAAAACGGCCAACGTCACCGGCGCCATGCCGACCAACGATTGGTGGAGCTCGGTGGCGTGGGAGCAATACTCGGACGCGATGTTCCCGCATCCGCTCGCCGTTCAAGCGGGGCAGTCCGGCCTCGCCCTCGGCTATCCGACCCAAAGCGCAGCGTCCAATACGATGTACGGCTCGATGCAAAATGACATGACGCTCGGCACGGTGGCGGGCACCTACCCGGATACCAAAGTCGACGGGTACTCGGACTGGACGGTTTCGATGCTCTGGAGCAACGGCGCCAACTCGATGCGCGTGACCAGCGGGCACGGTCTGCCGTTTGTGTACAGCACTTTCGCAGGCACCACGCCGAAGTTGACGTTTGGCAGTACGCCGACCGTTTGGTCCGGCGGCAACGGGTCGAACGTGCTGGGGGTCACCGTAAACGGACGACATTACGCGCTGTTCGGTCCCACCGGCTCCGCTTGGTCGGGTGTGGGAACTTCGACGCTCACCAACAATTTGGGCGGCAAAAACTATCTCTCCATCGCCGTCCTCCCCGACAACTCGGCCGCGACGTTGAACGCGTTCAAAGCCTATGCCTACTCGTTTGTAACCGATACGAAAGTTTCGTGGTCGTACAACGCGTCGACTTCCAAAGTCAGCACCACCTACAATGTGACGACGACACCCAAGGAAGGCACCCAGACCGGCACGATCATGGCGCTGTACCCGCATGAGTGGAAGTCGACGACGACCCCGCTGTCCTCGTACACATACGACAGCATCCGGGGCACGATGAAGACGGTCACAGGCTCGTCCTTCACCACGGCGCTGACGTACCAAGGCATCACCCCGTACCTGCCCCCGGTCGGTGATTATGATGCGGCGACGTTGAACAACTACGTTGAGCAGGTGCGCACCGAAGTGAACAACCACAACTTCGGCACTTCGGCCGACTCCTACTGGGGCGGCAAGTACCTGCAACGCATCTCGAACCTCGTTCCGGTGGCCCAGCAACTCGGAAACACGGCGGCGGTCAACAACTTCGAGTCGTTCTTGGAGAGCAAGTTGAGCGAATATCTCAAAGCGACAGACTCCACGGGCGCTGTCAAAGCGAACAACTTGTTCTACTACGACAACAACTGGGGCACGCTGATCGGCTATCCGGCAAGCTACGGCTCGAACAACGAGCTCAACGACCACCACTTCCATTACGGCTACTGGATTCGCGCCGCTGCCGAAGTGGCGCGCAACAACCCGGCATGGGCACAGAGCGGCAACTGGGGCGGCATGGTCAACACGGTGGTCAAAGACATCGCAAACTGGGACCGTACCGATACGTCGTTCCCGTTCCTGCGCAACTTTGACCCGTACGCGGGGCATTCGTGGGCTTCCGGTCATGCGAAATTCGGGGACGGCAACAACCAAGAGTCCTCTTCGGAAGCGGTCAACGCGTGGGCGGCGCTCATCCTCTGGGGGGAGCAGACCGGCAACACGCAGATTCGCGACCTCGGCATCTACCTGTACACAACGGAGACCCAAGCGGTCAACCAATACTGGTTCAACGTCGACGGCACGAACTTCAAACCGGGCTTCAACCACAACTACTCTTCGATGATCTGGGGCGGCAAGTCCGACTATGCGACTTGGTTCACCGCCGATGTGCAGAAGATTCGCGGCATCAACATCTTGCCGGTCACGGCGGCGTCCAACTACCTCGGGTATTCGCCGACCTACTCCGCAAACTTCCTAAACCAGTTGAAAGCGGAGAACGGCAACTCCAATGCGTGGACGTCTTGGGCCGATATCCTCTGGGAGTACCAAGCGCTCTACGATCCGGCGGGGGCGATTGCGCTGTTCAACGCCAACCCCGGATACACGCCGGAAGAGGGCGAATCCAAAGCGCACACCTACCACTGGCTGCATGAGCTGAACGTGCTCGGCCAACTCGATACCACCGTCACGGCCAACACACCGCTCTATGCCGTTTACAAAAAAGGCACAACCCGCAACTACGTCGCGTACAACGCCTCCTCCACAGCGAAGACGGTCACCTTCTCCGACGGCAAGACCCTGAGCGTCCCGGCGAACTCCATCGCGACGTCAGCCGCTCCGAACAACGGCGGCGGTGGCGGTGGCGGCACCGATCCGACCCCGTCCACAGGCAATCTCTTTTATGTAAAAAGCGGCGGTGCCCTCAGCACGACCGCAGGCACCACAGCTTTGACCGACACGATTGCGTCTGCCGGCGGTGTCAACCACGACGGTACGCCGACCAACCCGTCCGTCTACACGATCAGCAACGTGAGCGGGACCTACGATTCCACGAAAGCCACGGGATTTGACCTGTTCGTTGACGCAGGCGCGAACATTGCGGACGGCGTACAAGCGCAAGTGCAATACGACTTCACGGGGGACGGTACGTGGGATCGCACGGAGACCTACTCGTACTTCCCGACCAACGACGTCGTGGGCTTTGAAGACTACAAGCAAACCCAAGGTCTGCAATCGGCCAGCGGTACGTTCCAAAACCTCAGCAACGGCAAAGTCCGCATCCAAGTCTGGAATGCGATCGGCAACAGCGCAACCACGCTTCGTGTCAACGCCGGAACGTCGGAAGGCTCGCAATCCAAGCTCACCATTCCGTTCAACTAAGGGTAGAAAAAAGGGAAGTCCTCCGCACACGGGGACTTCCTTTTTTATGGTAGGATAGAAAGCAAGAGCGTATCTGACAGCCAGAGAGGGATGAACAGTTCGATGGAACACCTCATCAACCCAAACGTCCGCGAGATTCAAGTCTCCGGCATCCGCAAATTTTCCAATCGCGTGGCGGCCTACCCCAACGCGATTTCCTTGACGCTCGGTCAGCCGGACTTCCCGACACCCGAGCATATCAAAGAAGCGGCCAAGCGCGCACTCGACGCCAACCGCACCGTCTACACGCACAACGCCGGCCTGCTCGAGTTGCGCAAAGCCGCTTGTGATTTCGTTGCCACCCGATACGGCCAACAGTACGACCCGGAAACGGAGGTCATCACCACGACGGGCGCTTCCGAAGCGATCGACATCACGTTGCGCACGATTCTCGTCCCAGGCTCCGAAGTGATTCTGCCGGGACCTGTCTATCCGGGATATGAACCGATCATCAAGCAATGCGGAGCGATCCCGGTCTACGTGGACACTCGCGAGACCGGATTCAAGATGACGCCGGAAGCCATTGAGGCGAAACTCACCGACAAGACTCGCGCCGTCCTCTTGCCATACCCGTCCAATCCGACCGGAGTCGTGCTCTCCCGCGAAGACTTGAAGGGAATCGGAGATCTCTTGCGCGACCGTGAAGTCTTCGTGGTTTCCGATGAGATCTACAGCGAGCTCGTCTACAGCGAAGAGGGCCACCGCTCCATCGTCCACGAGCCGGGCATGCGCGACAAAACCATCGTGATCAACGGCCTGTCCAAGTCGCACTCCATGACCGGCTGGCGAATCGGCTTCACGTTCGCACCGGCCGCCATCTCGCAACACATCTTGAAAGTCCACCAATACAACGTTTCGTGCGCCTCGTCCGTTTCGCAGTACGCCGCACTCGAAGCGTTGACCCACGGCGTCGACGATGCGCTCGCCATGCGCGTTGAATACCGCAAACGTCTCGACTACGTGCATGACCGTTTGGACCTGATGGGTCTGCCGTGCGTGAAACCGGACGGGGCGTTCTATTTGTTCCCGTCGATTCAACACTTCGGGATTCCGTCCTTGGAGTTTTGCGTGCGCCTCTTGGAGCAGGAACAACTCGCCGTCGTGCCGGGGGACGCTTTTTCCGAATATGGGGAAGGGTTCCTGCGCATCTCGTATGCGTATTCGATGGAATCGCTCAAGGAAGCGTTGGATCGCCTGCAACGCTTCGTGACCTCTTTGTAGAAAAAAAACGACCAACCCGCATCCGGGTTCGGTCGTTTTTTTAAGAAGCGGAGCCGCCGCGAAGGTATTGAAAGATTCCCGAAGTGATCGTCGCAAGCAAGATGCATTGCAAGACCGCAACTTCCACGAAAAACTCGTACAACGTCACGCCTGCGAGTGCAAAGGCGACGGCGTACCAATATTTGCGGGAGCGTTGGAACGCACGCTCTGCTGCATGGCGGACGAAGGCATCATAGAGGTCTTGCAGGTTGTATCGGAGGTACGGAGAAAGATAGTCGGCCTTTAACGAATGGCGGGAGATGTCCAGTTTCAGCGCATGGGCCACCTCGTCAAGAATGTCGAGGTTTTGCTTGGCATCCGGGGAGAGATCGTGCAGGAACGTGACTCCTTGCAAGGGAGTCGAGCGCAAGCCGTGCGCGAGGCGGCGTTCTTGGACGGTTTCGAGAAAGAGGTCGAACGAAACTTTTTTCATAAGGAGATCCCTCCGTATTATCAGAAATGTTGTATAATTTGACCCGAACTTGGGCAGAACGTTACAGTGAATAGATTGCAGTTTTGTAACAAAATTGACAAGGGGTTTCGCTGCGCGTATGATTAAATTAGATGATTCTCTAAATATCTAAGGGGGAGGGGGATTTCATGAACGAGTCGTTCAAGGCGTTGTCCGACCCGACACGGCGGCAGATTATCAAGCTGTTGCGCGAGCGTGATCGGACGGCGGGCGAGATCGCCGAGCATTTTTCCATGACGAAGCCGAGCATCTCCCACCATTTGAATTCACTGAAAACTGCAGGGCTTGTCTATGACGAGCGTCATGGGCAGAACATCGTGTATTCGCTGAATACCACGGTGGTGCAGGAAGTCATGAGTTGGTTTTTTGAAGTCCTGGGGATGGATGGAGAAAAAGGAGATGAGGATCGATGAAATCCAAAATCAAATGGGGCTGGCGAGACCTCTTGCTTGCGGTGATCGGCCTGCTCCCGATCGTGTACTTTGCTCTGGTATACGGCTCTCTGCCGGATTCGATGGCGACGCACTTCGGCTTGGGGGGAGACGCGAACGGGTGGGAGAGCAAGGGGACGTTTCTCGGCGTTTCGGTCCTGCTGACTCTCGGGGTGCCCCTGTTCATGAAAGTGACGCGCCGCATCGACCCGCGCTCGGAGAACTACGACAAGTTCGACCATGTGTACGAAATTTTCCGCATGGCGATGACGTTGTTCCTGTCGGCGGTGGTGACGGTGGTGGTATTCTACAACCTCGGGTATGACTTCAACATGCAGATGTTTGCGATGATCGGGCTCGGGTTGTTCCTGATCTTGACCGGCAACTACATGGGGCAAGTGCGCTATAATTACTTCGTCGGGATCAAAACGCCGTGGACGCTCGCCAACGAGGACGTCTGGAAACGCACACACCGCGCCAACGGGCCGTTGATCGTCATCACAGGGCTGGTCGCATTGGTCTGCGCCTTTTTGCCGGGCGATGTGGCGGCGTGGGTGTTCGGCGTGGTCTTTGCCGGTTCGATGTTGGTGTTCCCGTTCTTGTATTCGTATCTGGCGTGGAAGAAGCTGATGACAGAAGGGAAGTAAGGCATGGGCATTCTGATCTTGCTCGCCCTGTTTGCAGGGCTGAACGTGTATGCATATGCGCTGATGGGCTACGACAAACGACAAGCCAAGCGCGGCGGACAGCGAGTGCGGGAGCGGACGCTTTTTCTGCTCTCGTTTGCGGGTGGGTGCATCGGGATTGAGATGGGGATGAAGAAATTCCGGCACAAAACCCAGCACCGTTCGTTCAAAATCTTGGTACCGCTGTCGTTTGTGACGGTGGCGTTGATGTATGGAGCCTTGCTGAAATTGATGCTGTAGGGAAAAGGAAAGCCAAGGGCCGCGGAGCGGACCTTGGCTTTTTTTAGTGGCGAAGCAGGCGAAGAAGTTGTTCGGTGCGGTCGGCCGTCCAAGCGGCGGCATGGAGCAGCGCGTCATCGAGCGAGCAAGGACCGGGCACGAGGGAAAAAGCGGCCTGTAGGCCGAGTTCGTCAAGTTCGACGCCCGTGAGTGCCGTACTGCCGCAGAGGGCGATGACGGGAACCTCATGGAGTCGTGCGAGACGGCAGACGCCGGCAATGGTTTTGCCGGACAGCGTTTGGTCGTCGAGACGGCCTTCGCCCGTGAGGACGAGGTCGGCGTCCCGCAGGTGGTCTTCAAAACGCAAGGTTTCGAGGATGACTTCGATGCCGGGGCGGAGGGTGCAAGGCAAGAACGCGAGCAAACCCGCCGCCGTGCCGCCTGCCGCGCCCCCGCCGGGGAGTGTGAGGAAGTCGGTATCGACTGAAATCGCTGTGTTCATCGGGCCGCCGAGTCGTTGAAGGTGTTGATGAACAACGTCTCCAAATCGCGTCAGAGCGAGGTCGAGTTGGGGAACTTGCTCGGGGGACGCCCCCTTTTGCGGGCCGAAGACCGCAGAGGCTCCCGCTGGGCCGGTAAGTGGGTTTTGGACGTCTGATGCGAGGAGAAAACGGGACTCCTGCAAGCGGGGATCGAGATCGGACGCGTCGATGTCGTGTAGTTGGGCAAGGGCCGACCCGCCACGGGGAAGGTCCTTTTTTTCCGTGTCGAGCAGTTTGAGGCCGAGGGCTTGCAAGAGGCCGGCTCCCGCGTCATTGGTCGCGCTTCCACCAAGTCCGATGAGGAACTGACGATGCCCGGCGTCGAGCGCGTGTTTGAGAAGTTCACCTGTGCCGTACGTTGTGGTACGCAACGGATTGCGCTCGTCGGGGAGAAGCAGGGTGAGGCCGGATGCTTGGGCGAGTTCGATGACCGCTGTGTGATTCGGCAGCACGCCATACGCTGCTTGGACGGGACGGCCGAGCGGGTCGGTGACGTCCACGTGTACCAAGTGACCTCCTGTTGCTTGGACGAGAATTTCCATCGTGCCCTCGCCTCCGTCTGCCAGTGGCAAAGAGAGCACCTCTGCGTGCGGGAAGACCCGTCGAATTCCTTGGGTCATTGCGACGCAGAGGGCGGGGGCGGAGAGAGAGCCTTTGAAGGAGTCGGGGGCGAGGAGGATTTTTTTCATGCTTGGAGTTCGCGGGTGATTCTGTCGATGTTGTCTTGGTGGAAGCGGCGCAGTTGGGGCGCATACTTCCAGGGGTCGATCATCGCGCTCAATTCGGCTTGCTTGTCGTGTTGCACGCAATCGCGAACTTGTGCGATGTACGCAAGTGATTCCTTGGTGCGGCGGCGAATCTCATCTGTGTGTTGAGTCGCGGAGCCGTGTCCGGGGACGAGGAGCGAGATGTTATGAGTTTGCAGGATCTGTTCGACTTTTTGCATCGTAGTGTCGTACTCGGTGCTGCTGTAATAGATGAAGGGAAACTCGGCGTCGGAGAGATAATCTCCGGCGAGGAAGACGCCAAGCGGCTCGACGATGGTGAACAGTCCGTCCCTGGTATGTCCGTGCGCGTGGTAGAACGTGAGCGTCGTGTCCCCGAACGTGAGGAGTTGACCGTCGTGTTCGATGACGAGATCGACGGACGGAAACTCGATCGGGTAGGGACGATCGAGGTAGTAGTTGCCGTCAAAGTTCCGGATGGCATCCAGTTTGCGCTGACGATCAACGTCCGGATAGGTGTGGACGGCTTGAGACGCGATGACGGTTGCGTCCGGGAACGCACGGTAGCCGATGATGTGATCCCAGTCTGCGTGTGTGAACAACAAATAGAGCGGGCGTCCGGCGCGGATGGCTTCGACGTGTTGGCGAATCTCTTCCACTTCGCCCGGCAGCCAGCAGGGGTCGACGACCAAGACGAGGTCCGGCGTTTGGAGAACGGTCGACGTGGTTTGTTGGAGGTGGCTTTGGAAGACAGTGATGTTCTCGTTGCGATAGTGAATCATGGAATGGTTCCTCCTCGGGGTCCAATCAAGTATGTGCTTCCATCGTAGGGGAACCACGTTCTGGGTGCAATACCTTTAATTAGAAAAAAACTTAAAGTTTACGTTTAAATGTCTCTCAACTATAATGGTAGTAGTATCTTTCATAAGCGATTTATACAGAGAAAACAATAGATGACTTCAAGGAGTGACCGCGGGTGAAAAAGCAAGTGGCGAAATGGTTGGTGGCTACGCTGGTTTTGACGACGACGATGAGTCCGTCTGCAGCGATGGCGGCCAACACGCTCTCAACGGGATCGTTTGTCGACCTGGGGGGAGTTCCGGCCCAGACGCAACAAGCAATTGGGGAAGCGGTCCAACAGGGGTTGCTGCACGGAGACCCGAACGGTGCGTTCCGTCCGACTTCCAGTCTTACGCGGGAGGAATTGGCCGTTGTGATCCAAGAGGCGTTGCAACTTCCGCTCTCGAAGGGAAGAACTTCATTCTCGGACGTTGACCCGAACGGGTGGGCCTCTTCTGCAATCGAAGCGGTTCGAAGCGCAGGAATTATGCAAGGCGACGGGAACGGCTTGTTCCGTCCGACCGAGCTCTTGTCGCGTCAGGAGTTGGCGGTGTTGCTCGCGCGCGCTTCGCAGCAACCGCTCGTTCAACCGCGGGACCCGGATGCTCCCGTGTCGGATTGGAGCGGGGTCTCTTCGTGGGCGCAACCGTATGTCCGCACTCTCTTGGCACTTGGCACGATGAAGGCAGAGGGCGGCAAGTTCGCTCCGGCCGCTTCTCTGCAACGACAAGAGGTCGCAGAGATGTTGTTGCAGACTTTTTTCCCGAAGGAGCGTTTGAGTACGCTTGGAGCGGTTGAAGCGGATCGCGTGTGGATCAACGGCGTGCCGTATCAATTGTCAGAGGGCGTCAAGGGTTTGTTGAACCCGCAGAATGCCAAGGTCTTGCAGGGAGCAACTCTCAAGTTTGAGTCGACGGGTCGCAAACTTGACAAGCTCACAGCGCTGGAACTGCATGCGAACGGCGCGGCGGCAGGTTCCGGCCAGCAAGAGTTCAGCGGCAACTTGGTGCTTGACGGACAGGGGGCGACGCTTGACGGCGGTCTCTCGTTGGCGGGAGACTACCTCAGCGTGCAGAATCTCACCGTCAAGGGAGACTTCAAGATCGGATCTCAGCTCGCCAATGACTTCTCCGCTCGCAACCTGAGCGTGGAGGGCACCACGTTTGTCCAAGGCGGCGACCGCAACACGGTCGTGTTTGAAGACTCGCAGTTGGGCAACGTCGATGTCAGCAAACAAAATGTCCGCGTGGAAGCGACGGGCACGACGTCCGTCGACCAAATGACTCTTTCGTCAGACGCTGCAATCGTCGGAAGCGCGACGGCAAACGTCGGTCAAGTTACGCTGGCAGACGGGGCGAGCCAAGTGGAAGTGCAAGGAACTTTGGGGACGCTCGTGATGTCGGGGAGCCAACCTGTCACGTTGACCGGCAATGCGAACATCGGCACCGTTTCTGTACAGACGGCCGCTCCCGTTACGCTGAACAACAGCGGGACGGTCGGCAAACTGCAAGTGCTCGATGCGGGTTCGAAAGTACAAGTCGGGCAAGGTCTGACCGTTTCCAGCGTGGCTTTGGGCGCGGGCGTTTCCGCGAACTCCATCTCGGGATTGTCCACTCCGACCGGATCGGGCACGACCAATACGGCTCCTGTGTTGCTCTCTGCGATACCGGATCAGGTGGTCACGCTTGGCGGTACCAACTTGCCGTTCGATTTGGCTCCCTATTTCCATGATGAGGAGCAGTCTGTCTTGCACTATATCGTGGCATCGACTGGCCCCAGCACTTGCAAAGTCAGCGTGGACGCCAACGGAGTTGTCACGTTTACACCTCTGAAACAAGGCAAAGCCAAGATCACGGTCGCCGTGGATGACTTTAATTCCCAAAAAGTCAACACGAGCTTCTACGTGACGGTCAACCTCCCGCCCACTTCCGCTGCGATTTCAGATCAAACGGCGACCGTGGGCAGCGGGCCTACGACTGTAGACTTGAACGCCTTGTTCAGTGATCCGGACAATGACACATTGACCTACGAAGCGTCGGTGGCAGACACGAGCGTTGCGACATCCGGGCTTGCAAGCGGGCAATTGTCGTTGAACCCAGTTGCGGCGGGAACGACAACCGTGACGGTGAAAGCCAAGGACGGACGCGGTGGGGAGTTGGAGAAAACATTCCAATTGACCGTCAACCCGGCCCCGCCTGCTCCGAACCAAAAACCGGTGGTAAGCAGTGCACCGAGCAACCAGACGGTAACTGTCGGGGCAGCGGACTACACGCTTGATCTGTCCACAATCTTCACCGATCCGGACGGAGATGCCCTGACGTTTACTGCCACCTCGTCAGATGCGAGCGTAGCAACGGTAACGGCCGTCGGTTCGCAACTGACTCTTCATCAATTGGCAGTGGGGACTTCGACAATTACGCTCACCGCAACGGACAGCCACGGAGAAGCGGAGACCGCGACATTTGTCGTGACCGTCAACCCGGCCCCGCCCGCGCCGAATCAAAAACCGATGGTAAGCAGTGCACCGAGCAACCAGACGGTAACCGTCGGAGCGGCGGACTACACGCTTGATCTGTCCACCGTCTTCACCGATCCGGACGGAGATGTTCTGACGTTTGATGCCAGCTCGTCCGATGCGGGCGTTGCAACGGCAACGGCTGTCGGTTCGCAATTGACTCTTCATCCGTTGACTGCAGGGACTGCGACGATTACGC encodes the following:
- a CDS encoding DUF1294 domain-containing protein: MGILILLALFAGLNVYAYALMGYDKRQAKRGGQRVRERTLFLLSFAGGCIGIEMGMKKFRHKTQHRSFKILVPLSFVTVALMYGALLKLML
- a CDS encoding autorepressor SdpR family transcription factor → MNESFKALSDPTRRQIIKLLRERDRTAGEIAEHFSMTKPSISHHLNSLKTAGLVYDERHGQNIVYSLNTTVVQEVMSWFFEVLGMDGEKGDEDR
- a CDS encoding GH1 family beta-glucosidase codes for the protein MKKFPNDFLWGVATASYQIEGAAHEDGRTSSIWDDFARTPGRVYEGHTGDVACDHYHRYPEDVQLMKELGVQAYRFSISWPRIFPEKGVINPEGFTFYRRLITELKEQGIQPAATIYHWDLPSWAQAEGGWTNRETVGHFLQYAQALFQEFGDEIPVWITHNEPWCAAFLGYGEGVHAPGHRNWREALAASHHLLLSHGLAVQAYRDMGLQGQIGITLNFTPTDAATSSPEDVAAAARWDGYANRWFVEPLFKGVYPADMVAWFEGQVGSFDFLQPGDLATIAVPIDFLGVNYYSRNVSKQGTEHELLQVDFQEGGGPVTDMGWEVHPQSLLQLLRRLEAEYVGRLPLYITENGAAYPDSLTDGAVHDEDRISYLQQHLEVCQQFVAEGGNLQGYYVWSFLDNFEWAFGYSKRFGIVYVDYETQERFPKDSARWFAETIGNNGVKVIKREDFT
- a CDS encoding aminotransferase A; protein product: MEHLINPNVREIQVSGIRKFSNRVAAYPNAISLTLGQPDFPTPEHIKEAAKRALDANRTVYTHNAGLLELRKAACDFVATRYGQQYDPETEVITTTGASEAIDITLRTILVPGSEVILPGPVYPGYEPIIKQCGAIPVYVDTRETGFKMTPEAIEAKLTDKTRAVLLPYPSNPTGVVLSREDLKGIGDLLRDREVFVVSDEIYSELVYSEEGHRSIVHEPGMRDKTIVINGLSKSHSMTGWRIGFTFAPAAISQHILKVHQYNVSCASSVSQYAALEALTHGVDDALAMRVEYRKRLDYVHDRLDLMGLPCVKPDGAFYLFPSIQHFGIPSLEFCVRLLEQEQLAVVPGDAFSEYGEGFLRISYAYSMESLKEALDRLQRFVTSL
- a CDS encoding SdpI family protein: MKSKIKWGWRDLLLAVIGLLPIVYFALVYGSLPDSMATHFGLGGDANGWESKGTFLGVSVLLTLGVPLFMKVTRRIDPRSENYDKFDHVYEIFRMAMTLFLSAVVTVVVFYNLGYDFNMQMFAMIGLGLFLILTGNYMGQVRYNYFVGIKTPWTLANEDVWKRTHRANGPLIVITGLVALVCAFLPGDVAAWVFGVVFAGSMLVFPFLYSYLAWKKLMTEGK
- a CDS encoding glycosyl hydrolase is translated as MSKKKTWVGVGTSLVTAAALTWPGAGVGFAGTTVAVGAGSYTTALPAGQTGVQGAIYKTANVTGAMPTNDWWSSVAWEQYSDAMFPHPLAVQAGQSGLALGYPTQSAASNTMYGSMQNDMTLGTVAGTYPDTKVDGYSDWTVSMLWSNGANSMRVTSGHGLPFVYSTFAGTTPKLTFGSTPTVWSGGNGSNVLGVTVNGRHYALFGPTGSAWSGVGTSTLTNNLGGKNYLSIAVLPDNSAATLNAFKAYAYSFVTDTKVSWSYNASTSKVSTTYNVTTTPKEGTQTGTIMALYPHEWKSTTTPLSSYTYDSIRGTMKTVTGSSFTTALTYQGITPYLPPVGDYDAATLNNYVEQVRTEVNNHNFGTSADSYWGGKYLQRISNLVPVAQQLGNTAAVNNFESFLESKLSEYLKATDSTGAVKANNLFYYDNNWGTLIGYPASYGSNNELNDHHFHYGYWIRAAAEVARNNPAWAQSGNWGGMVNTVVKDIANWDRTDTSFPFLRNFDPYAGHSWASGHAKFGDGNNQESSSEAVNAWAALILWGEQTGNTQIRDLGIYLYTTETQAVNQYWFNVDGTNFKPGFNHNYSSMIWGGKSDYATWFTADVQKIRGINILPVTAASNYLGYSPTYSANFLNQLKAENGNSNAWTSWADILWEYQALYDPAGAIALFNANPGYTPEEGESKAHTYHWLHELNVLGQLDTTVTANTPLYAVYKKGTTRNYVAYNASSTAKTVTFSDGKTLSVPANSIATSAAPNNGGGGGGGTDPTPSTGNLFYVKSGGALSTTAGTTALTDTIASAGGVNHDGTPTNPSVYTISNVSGTYDSTKATGFDLFVDAGANIADGVQAQVQYDFTGDGTWDRTETYSYFPTNDVVGFEDYKQTQGLQSASGTFQNLSNGKVRIQVWNAIGNSATTLRVNAGTSEGSQSKLTIPFN
- a CDS encoding MBL fold metallo-hydrolase, with the translated sequence MIHYRNENITVFQSHLQQTTSTVLQTPDLVLVVDPCWLPGEVEEIRQHVEAIRAGRPLYLLFTHADWDHIIGYRAFPDATVIASQAVHTYPDVDRQRKLDAIRNFDGNYYLDRPYPIEFPSVDLVIEHDGQLLTFGDTTLTFYHAHGHTRDGLFTIVEPLGVFLAGDYLSDAEFPFIYYSSTEYDTTMQKVEQILQTHNISLLVPGHGSATQHTDEIRRRTKESLAYIAQVRDCVQHDKQAELSAMIDPWKYAPQLRRFHQDNIDRITRELQA
- a CDS encoding glycerate kinase gives rise to the protein MKKILLAPDSFKGSLSAPALCVAMTQGIRRVFPHAEVLSLPLADGGEGTMEILVQATGGHLVHVDVTDPLGRPVQAAYGVLPNHTAVIELAQASGLTLLLPDERNPLRTTTYGTGELLKHALDAGHRQFLIGLGGSATNDAGAGLLQALGLKLLDTEKKDLPRGGSALAQLHDIDASDLDPRLQESRFLLASDVQNPLTGPAGASAVFGPQKGASPEQVPQLDLALTRFGDVVHQHLQRLGGPMNTAISVDTDFLTLPGGGAAGGTAAGLLAFLPCTLRPGIEVILETLRFEDHLRDADLVLTGEGRLDDQTLSGKTIAGVCRLARLHEVPVIALCGSTALTGVELDELGLQAAFSLVPGPCSLDDALLHAAAWTADRTEQLLRLLRH